A single genomic interval of Spirosoma taeanense harbors:
- the rsmH gene encoding 16S rRNA (cytosine(1402)-N(4))-methyltransferase RsmH — translation MTTNYHEPVLLQPCIDGLNLQPGGTYVDITFGGGGHSRAILNQLEGGRLFGFDQDADARANAQAINDPRLTFVASNFRNLKRYLRLYKAEQVDGILADLGISSHQIDTPARGFSTRYDADLDMRMNQQADKTARQVVNEYSEADLHRILGMYGEITNARTAAGAIISARSNRPLKTVNDLKAALQRYAPRGKENKYFAQVFQALRIEVNEELQALEEFLEQVPDVLKPGGRLVVMSYHSLEDRLVKNFINKGKFQGEVEKDLFGNEIKPLRSVTRKPIEATPDEIARNPRARSAKLRIAEKI, via the coding sequence ATGACAACAAATTATCACGAGCCGGTTTTACTACAGCCCTGCATTGATGGCCTGAATCTGCAGCCCGGAGGCACCTACGTAGATATTACATTTGGTGGGGGCGGTCATAGCCGCGCAATTCTGAATCAACTGGAGGGCGGACGGCTTTTCGGTTTTGATCAGGATGCCGACGCCCGCGCCAACGCTCAGGCCATCAACGACCCACGACTAACGTTTGTAGCCTCGAACTTCCGCAACCTGAAGCGCTACCTGCGGCTCTACAAAGCGGAGCAGGTCGACGGTATTCTGGCCGATCTGGGTATTTCGTCGCACCAGATTGATACGCCCGCGCGCGGCTTTTCAACCCGCTACGATGCCGATCTGGATATGCGCATGAACCAGCAGGCCGACAAAACAGCCCGGCAGGTCGTCAATGAATACAGCGAGGCCGATCTGCACCGGATACTGGGGATGTATGGCGAGATTACGAATGCCCGCACCGCTGCCGGCGCCATCATTTCGGCCCGGTCCAACCGGCCTCTGAAGACCGTTAATGACTTGAAGGCCGCTCTGCAGCGTTACGCTCCCCGCGGTAAAGAGAATAAGTATTTCGCTCAGGTATTTCAGGCGTTACGTATCGAAGTCAACGAGGAATTGCAGGCGCTGGAAGAGTTTCTGGAGCAGGTTCCCGACGTCCTGAAACCGGGCGGGCGGCTGGTGGTCATGTCGTATCACTCCCTTGAAGACCGGCTGGTCAAAAACTTTATCAACAAAGGTAAATTTCAGGGCGAGGTTGAAAAAGACTTGTTTGGCAATGAAATCAAGCCCTTACGGTCCGTAACGCGCAAGCCCATTGAAGCCACTCCCGACGAGATTGCCCGGAACCCCCGTGCCCGAAGCGCCAAACTGCGGATTGCGGAGAAGATTTGA
- a CDS encoding peroxiredoxin family protein: MKRFFSFAAITLLFALTACSGQSASTSVPPGQYRAVLKTRGGDLPFGLDIQPAANDPKTYSVFALNANERLRMDPATMQGDSIRIPMALFESELVAKIEGNTLRGIWRRRRVAEQVQTLPFEATKGYSYRFVPEAKTTTSLTGKWATDFGSRTGRVDTVNAVGVFEQKDNRVTGTFLTPTGDYRYLDGNVAGDSLFLSCFDGSHLYLFKARYNQANKTLVGGHWSGVTGYDPWVARFDPKAELPDPASLTFLKPGAKTLNFSFPEPNGNRVSLTDPRFKDKVTVVQLLGSWCPNCMDETNFLSPWYKRNRQRGVEIVGLAFERSADMAVSGPKIERMKQRFQIDYPIVLAGTNDKAQASKALPDLNAVLAFPTTLIIDKKGQVRHIHTGFSGPGTGKFFDQYVEDFNRLIDKLVAE, encoded by the coding sequence ATGAAACGGTTTTTTTCATTCGCAGCCATTACGCTGCTGTTTGCTCTCACGGCCTGCTCGGGCCAATCAGCTTCAACTAGTGTTCCGCCAGGTCAGTACCGGGCCGTATTGAAAACGCGTGGGGGCGATTTACCATTCGGGCTGGATATTCAACCTGCCGCAAACGATCCAAAAACCTATTCGGTCTTTGCCCTGAACGCCAATGAGCGCTTGCGTATGGACCCGGCAACCATGCAGGGTGACTCCATTCGCATTCCGATGGCTTTGTTCGAGTCAGAGCTGGTTGCAAAGATAGAAGGTAATACGCTGCGGGGCATCTGGCGTCGGCGTCGGGTAGCTGAACAAGTACAAACCTTACCCTTCGAGGCCACAAAAGGATATTCTTACCGATTTGTTCCCGAGGCAAAAACTACTACGTCGCTAACGGGCAAGTGGGCAACCGATTTCGGCAGCCGGACTGGACGTGTCGATACGGTCAATGCGGTCGGCGTGTTTGAGCAGAAAGACAACCGCGTGACCGGTACGTTCCTGACCCCTACCGGCGATTACCGGTATCTGGATGGCAATGTTGCCGGCGATAGTTTATTTCTGTCCTGCTTTGACGGGTCGCACCTGTATCTGTTCAAAGCCAGATACAATCAGGCCAATAAAACGCTCGTTGGCGGCCACTGGTCAGGCGTAACGGGTTACGATCCGTGGGTAGCCCGTTTCGATCCGAAGGCCGAACTGCCCGATCCCGCCAGTCTGACGTTCTTGAAACCCGGTGCAAAAACGCTCAATTTCTCGTTCCCGGAGCCCAATGGCAATCGGGTTTCGCTGACGGACCCTCGCTTTAAGGACAAGGTTACGGTGGTACAGCTTCTTGGCTCCTGGTGCCCGAACTGCATGGACGAAACCAATTTTCTGAGTCCCTGGTACAAACGTAACCGGCAGCGGGGCGTAGAGATTGTGGGACTGGCCTTCGAACGATCGGCCGATATGGCCGTGTCGGGTCCAAAGATCGAACGCATGAAGCAACGGTTCCAGATTGATTACCCGATTGTGCTGGCTGGCACGAATGATAAAGCGCAGGCCTCAAAAGCGTTGCCGGATCTGAACGCCGTTTTGGCCTTCCCGACCACGTTGATCATCGACAAAAAAGGGCAGGTACGGCACATACATACCGGCTTCAGCGGTCCCGGCACCGGTAAATTCTTTGACCAGTACGTAGAAGACTTCAACCGGTTAATTGATAAATTAGTGGCTGAATAA
- a CDS encoding MarR family winged helix-turn-helix transcriptional regulator: protein MKKEKTVDFHIKWGWHAISRMYNAYAARFGITMAIGYVLLNIDLDEGTPATKIGPLLGMEPRSLVRMLKSLEERGLIRREVDGQDKRFVRIYLTDEGKAKREMAREGVIQFNNMIREKIPLDKLVVFFDVIKDINRLVEEENAKIKAAEHEELPLD from the coding sequence ATGAAAAAAGAAAAAACCGTCGACTTTCATATAAAGTGGGGCTGGCATGCCATTTCGCGCATGTATAACGCTTATGCTGCCCGATTTGGCATTACGATGGCCATTGGGTATGTATTGCTCAATATTGATCTGGACGAAGGCACCCCCGCCACCAAGATTGGCCCGCTGCTGGGTATGGAGCCGCGTTCGCTGGTCCGGATGCTCAAAAGCCTGGAAGAACGGGGCCTGATTCGGCGGGAAGTTGACGGACAGGATAAACGGTTTGTCCGGATCTACCTCACCGACGAAGGCAAAGCCAAACGGGAAATGGCTCGAGAAGGCGTAATCCAGTTCAATAACATGATCCGGGAAAAGATTCCGCTCGATAAGCTGGTTGTTTTTTTTGACGTAATAAAAGACATCAACCGACTGGTTGAAGAGGAAAACGCCAAAATCAAGGCTGCCGAACACGAAGAATTGCCCTTAGACTAA